AAGCCGATGCCGATGGAACCGCCGCTCGGCGAGATGATCGCCGTGTTGATGCCGATGACCTCGCCGTTCATGTTGAACAGCGGACCGCCGGAATTGCCCTTGTTGATCGCCGCATCCGTCTGGATGAAGTTGTCGTAGGGGCCGGCATTGATGTTACGGCCGCTGGCCGAGATGATGCCGACTGTGACCGATCCGCCAAGGCCAAAGGGGTTGCCGATCGCCATCACCCAGTCGCCGATGCGCATCTTGCGGGAATCGCCGAATTTCACCGACTTGAGCGGTGACGGCGGCTCGACCTTCAACACCGAAAGGTCCGTCTTCGTATCGGTGCCGATCAGCTTCGCCTTGAGCTTGGAACCATCCGGGAAGATGGCCTCGATGTCATCGGCGTTCTCGATCACGTGATTGTTCGTCACGATGAAACCGCTCGGGTCGATGACGAAGCCGGAGCCGAGCGAATTGACCTTGTTGTTTCCGTCCTGACTGCCACGGTTCTTGAAGAAATCCTCGAAAAGCTCCTGGAAGGGAGAACCTTCCGGCAGCTTCGGCATTGGCGCATCGCGCTCTTCCTTGACGCTTTGCGACGTGGAGATGTTGACCACCGCGTCGAGCAGGCCCGAAGCAAGATCAGCAACCGAATCAGGCCCTTGAGCCCGCACGGAATTCGGCGCGGCGACGGCTCCCACGGCAAGGGCTACCCCGACCAGAAGTGCTGGAAGGAGAGAATGGCGCTTGCGGGCGTCGATGGTCATGAGGCTTCCTCTGCGGTTCGGAAATCGCTTTTTGGCGACAGCATAAGGCGGAATGATGAAAGGTTAAATCAATTTCAGGCGAGGCTTCATCACTTGCCTCACCCGCGAATGAGCCAGACGAGAGCAACGCCAAAGGCAATCGCGACAAGACCGGAAAGACGCAATTGGCCCTCCGGAATATCAGGCAGCAGTTTCGCCATCCTGACAAGCAAACGAGGGGCCAGTGCATAGACCAGCCCCTCGATGATGAGAAAGAACGCCACGCCTGTCAGAAAATCCGACATGGCGCACCGATCAGTTGTTGGCGGCTGCCGGCGCGCCCGGCGCGGCTGCTGCAGGACCCGAAGCACCGTTGAAATAACGGAAGAATTCGGAATCCGGCGAAAGAACCATCGTCGTGCCGTTACCGCTCAGCGCCCCGTTATAGGCACGCATCGAACGGTAGAACTCGAAGAAGTCCTCGTCACGCGAGAAGGCTTCGGCGAACACGCGGTTACGCTCGGCATCGCCCTCGCCTCGCAGCACTTCCGAATCGCGCTGGGCTTCCGCCTGAAGCTCGACAACCTGACGGTCGGCGATTGCGCGGCGGCGCTGGCCCTCTTCGTTACCGCGGGCGCGGATGAGCTCGGCTTCCGCCAGACGTTCGGCCTTCATGCGGTCGAAGGTCTGCTGCGAGACTTCTTGCGTCAGGTCGGTACGGCGGATACGCACGTCCTCGATGGTAATGCCGAGCGATTCGGCATCGGCGCGCAGGTCGTCGCGAACTTCCTGCATCATCGAAGCGCGGGCATCGGAAAGAGCCGACTCGAAGCCCCTCAGACCATAGACGCGACGCAGCGATGCATCGAGACGAGTCGTCAGACGGGTTTCGGCGGAGCTGCGGTCACCCGAAACGGTTTCGCGGAAGCGGCGGGCATCGGTGATCTTGTAGACCACAAAGGCATCCACTTCATAGAACTTACCACCCGAAACCTGAACTCGGATGTTGTCCAGATCGAAGCGAAGCGCCTGATCTTCCACGTATTGGACGCGGTCGGCATCGGCAAAGGCGAAGGGCAGCTTGAAGTAGAGACCCGGGTCCTTGTAGACGGCCTTGATCTGACCGAAGCGGACCACGATTGCCTGCTGGCGTTCGTTCACGACGAAAACCGACGAGTAGATGAGCAGCAGAACGGCGGCAAGGCCGATCAGGACAGCAGCGAGACGATTGGACATGATCAATTGCCTCCCTGCTGGGTCTGGCCCTGGCCCATCCGATTGAGCTCGTTGAGCGGCAGATAAGGCACGACGCCCTGCTTCTCGTCGATGATGACCTTGTTGGAGTTCTTCAGAACCTGCTCCATGGTTTCAAGATAGAGGCGCTTGCGGGTAACGTCGGGCGCCTTGCTGTATTCCTCGTAGATGTCGACGAAGCGCTGGGCTTCACCCTCGGCTTCCTTGACGACACGGTCCTTGTAGGCGGCCGCCTCTTCTCGGATCTGCGCGGCCTGACCGCGAGCCTGACCAAGCTGCTGGTTGGCATACTTGTTCGCTTCCTCGACGAAACGATCTTCGTCCTGTTCGGCACGCTGCACTTCATCGAAGGCGTCGGCCACTTCACGCGGCGGAGCGGCATCCTCGATGGCAACAGCGTTGATCGAAATACCGGCGCCGTAGCTATCCATCGTGCTCTGAATGATCGCCTTCACATCTGCCGCGATTTCCTGACGGGCATCGCGGAAGATGTCCTGCGCCGGGCGACGGCCGACGACTTCGCGCATGGCGCTTTCGGCGACCTGCTGCAGCGTCTGCGGCGGGCTCTCGATATTGAAGAGATAGGACTTCGGATCGCTGACCGTGAAGAGAACGGAGAACTGCACGTTCACGATGTTCTGATCGCCCGAAAGCATCAGGCCGGCGCTCGAGGACGAAGACGCCTTGGCGCCGATGTTCTGCTGCTGCTCGGTGACCTTGACGATCTCTACGGTTTCCAGCGGCCAAAGATGGAAATGCAGGCCAGGCATGGAAATCTCTTCCTGCGGTTTACCGAAGCGCAGTTCCACGCCGCGCTCGTCCGGCTGCACCGTATAAACGGCTTGCATGGCCCAGAATGCGCCGAGCACGAGAAGTAGAACAACCACTACGCCGCCGTTGAAACCTCCCGGCACGACGTTCTTCAGCCTGTCCTGCCCGCGACGGATAAGGTCCTCAAGGTCGGGTGGCGTATTGCCACCGCCGCCGCGCGGCCGGTTTGGTCCCTGCCCCCAGGGTCCCTGATTGTTACCGCCACCGCCGCCGCCGCCCCATGGGCCGCCGCCGTTCTGATTGCTCCAGGGCATCAATACCTCTTTGTTTGCAAGTGCTCCCATCATCCCAGCCGCCGGCACTCGCGGGCCGCGGGCGGAACGCTCGTCCCGTTATAGGTATCGGGCCGAGGCCTTTCAACGGAAAGTACCTAACTTCTTCGGCAGTTAGGGAAAATAATACGTTATGCCGCAGGACGACGTCGATAGATTGTGTATCGCGTTGGATAATTATCCTTCTCGCCGGCGGGAACCGGCGTTTCCTGCACTTTTTCGAAAACCGCCGGATCTATATCCGGGAATACGGTATCGCCCTCGATCTCCGCCTCGACATGAGTAACGTGCAGGACATCGGCAAGCGGCAAAGCCTGCCGGTAGATCTCGCCGCCACCCGCGACGCAGACCTCGCCGACACCCGTCTCTACAGCGATTTCCCCTGCACGTTCAATGGCTTCCTCCAGACTGCGAACAGTCTCGACGCCAGCGACATCTATCGCCGCCCCGCGGCTGACGATGACATGCGGACGTCCCGGCAGCGGCTTGCCACCGACGGATTCGAAGGTCTTGCGCCCCATCACCAGCGGCTTGCCTAGCGTCAGTGCCTTGAACCGCTTGAGGTCGGTCGACAGCTTCCACGGCATGTCGCCATTGCGGCCGATCACGTTGTTTGCCGCCATCGCCACCACGATCACAATTTCGGGATTGGACATTTCCTGTCTTTCGTGAATGCCCGTCCGGGGCGTCAGACGGCGATCGGCGCCTTGATGCTTGCATCGGCCTCGTAGCCTTCGAGGCTGAAATCCTCGAAGCGGAACGAGAAGATGTCGCGCACCTCCGGATTGATCTTCATCGTCGGCAAGGCCTTCGGCGTACGGGCAAGCTGCTGTTTCGCCTGCTCGAAATGGTTCGCGTAAAGATGCGCGTCGCCGAGCGTGTGCACGAAATCGCCGGGCTGGAGATCCGTCACTTGAGCCACCATCATCGTCAGCAGGGCGTAGGAAGCGATGTTGAAGGGCACGCCGAGGAAGATATCGGCGGAACGCTGGTAGAGCTGGCAGGAGAGCCTGCCATCCGCCACGTAGAACTGGAACAGGCAGTGGCAGGGCGGCAGCGCCATGTCATCCACTTCAGCCGGGTTCCAGGCGGAAACGATATGCCGGCGCGAATTGGGGTTCTTGCGGATGCCCTCGACGAGGTTGGCGATCTGGTCGATATGGCCGCCGTCGCCGGTCGGCCAGGAGCGCCACTGCGCGCCGTAGACCGGACCGAGATTGCCGTTCTCATCCGCCCACTCGTCCCATATGGAAACACCGTGCTCGTGCAGATAGGCGATATTGGTCTCGCCCTTCAGGAACCACAGCAGTTCGTGAATAATCGAACGCAGATGCAGCTTCTTGGTCGTGAGAACCGGGAAGCCCCGACCGAGGTCGTAGCGCATCTGATAGCCGAAAACCGAACGCGTGCCGGTACCGGTCCGGTCGCCACGGTCCGTGCCGTTGTCCATCACATGCTGCAGGAGATCCAGATACTGCTTCATTGTTCCATCTTCGACTCGAGAGGAGGACGCGATCAATCTAATGCCCCCGCACATGGGAACCAAGGCGGAGCTGCGATAAATTGAAACGAACAGTGCATGTAGCGCCCCCGGCCTCGCGGACCAAGATGCCGGCATCAGTTTCCCCCGGTTATCGCGCCAGCCGGGAACGACCGCTGAAAGCACCGATGCCCCCTTTTCAACGGAACCGGAAACACCTATATCACTCCTGCCGGCTTTCGGGCCGGCTATGGCGATAAACGGTCGGTGTAATAAACCTATTGGACCCGGGGGCGGTACCCGGCGCCTCCACCAAAAACCGGTCGGTCCGTGATGACCGGCTTTTGATGGGGGCGAAATAGGATCGACAAGGGCGTAAAGATCGAACTTTTGCTCGGCATGATACCGCCGTTATCGGGTCACAAGTGTAGTTGCAAACGACAACAACGCTAAGGGTTATGCTCTCGCTGCCTAATGGCGGTGCGGGAAACCCACTCTAAAGCCCTCTAGGTTAGCCCCTTGAGGCGGGGTCCGAAGGCACCTGGCAACAGAAGCCTTCACCTAACTCCTTCAGTCATTCCTCCTCGCCTACCCCCTTCCGTCAAAATCATGTACTATCTCCCGATATGACTCGTCACCGGGGGCTTTCCCGCTGTCCGGCACCATGGCATATAGCCGTGGAAAGACGTCACAGGAAAGAAAGACAGGACCATATGGCGCAGGACCATATTCGCTACGACATTCTGGCTCAGGACGCGCTGCGCGGTGTTATCCGCAAGGTTTTGACGGAGGTTGCAGCCACCGGCCGTCTGCCGGGCGACCACCACTTCTTCATCACCTTCCTGACCGGTGCGCCGGGCGTGCGAATTTCCCAGCACCTGAAGGCCAAGTATGCCGAGCAGATGACCATCGTCATCCAGCACCAGTTCTGGGATCTGAAAGTCACCGACAGCCTGTTCGAGATCGGTCTGTCCTTCTCCGACACGCCGGAAAAGCTGGTCATCCCGTTCAACGCGATTCGCGGCTTCTATGACCCCTCCGTGAACTTCGAACTCGAATTCGACGTGCCGCTCGCGGAAGAAGACGAGGAAGGCGCCGAGATCACCGCTTACCCCGTCTCCGCTGCTGCCGAACACACGGAAGAAACGGCTGAAAAGCCGGCCGAAGAGAAGAAGGAAGGTTCCGTCGTTTCCCTCGACGCATTCCGCAAGAAGCAATGATTTGAGATCCGGGGCGCCTCCCAAAAGGCGCCCTCGTCCCCCGTCGGAACATCAAAGATGAGCGCAGACGTCGTCAATCTCCGCCAGTTCAAGAAGACCAAGGCACGCTCCGAAAAGGAAGCGAAGGCCAAGCAGAACCGCATCACCTTCGGCCGCACCAAGGTCGAGAAGCAGTTGACCGACGCGCTCAACAAGAAAGCCGAAAAGACCCACGATCAGGGACGGCTGGAACGCCCGAAGCCCGAGTGACGCGCGCCACCAAAAAGCGATTCCACTTCAGGCACTTCCCGACATTTCCGGAATCACTTTGTGAAAACCTCACCATCCGAGCGAGGCCATCGTGATCCGTAAGCATTCGATCACCTTGCGAGGCCATCGCACCAGCTTCTCGCTCGAAAATCCGTTCATGGACGAACTGAGAGTGATCGCCGATGAGCGCGATCTGGCGCTCGCGGCCCTGATCACGGAGATCGACGAAATCCGTGATCCGACAGCCAATCTTTCATCGGCACTAAGGCTGTATGTTCTGAATTGGCTGAAGGCAAAGGCTCAACAGGCCTGAGCTATCCTCCTCTATAGCGCTCATTCGTTTCGGGACGGTCCGGAAGACGAGCGATAAACAGGTGACACCGCTCAATATTTTTGTGCGACGGCCTCGGCCTCAATTGACGCCCGGCAGGCTATCGAACTGCAACGGCCGTGCCGGCGGAAGACTATCGCGGGTAACCTTCTCGTCC
The window above is part of the Rhizobium sp. ACO-34A genome. Proteins encoded here:
- a CDS encoding aryl-sulfate sulfotransferase, whose translation is MIRKHSITLRGHRTSFSLENPFMDELRVIADERDLALAALITEIDEIRDPTANLSSALRLYVLNWLKAKAQQA
- a CDS encoding HflK protein, with translation MPWSNQNGGGPWGGGGGGGNNQGPWGQGPNRPRGGGGNTPPDLEDLIRRGQDRLKNVVPGGFNGGVVVVLLLVLGAFWAMQAVYTVQPDERGVELRFGKPQEEISMPGLHFHLWPLETVEIVKVTEQQQNIGAKASSSSSAGLMLSGDQNIVNVQFSVLFTVSDPKSYLFNIESPPQTLQQVAESAMREVVGRRPAQDIFRDARQEIAADVKAIIQSTMDSYGAGISINAVAIEDAAPPREVADAFDEVQRAEQDEDRFVEEANKYANQQLGQARGQAAQIREEAAAYKDRVVKEAEGEAQRFVDIYEEYSKAPDVTRKRLYLETMEQVLKNSNKVIIDEKQGVVPYLPLNELNRMGQGQTQQGGN
- a CDS encoding DUF2065 domain-containing protein, whose translation is MSDFLTGVAFFLIIEGLVYALAPRLLVRMAKLLPDIPEGQLRLSGLVAIAFGVALVWLIRG
- a CDS encoding protease modulator HflC; translated protein: MSNRLAAVLIGLAAVLLLIYSSVFVVNERQQAIVVRFGQIKAVYKDPGLYFKLPFAFADADRVQYVEDQALRFDLDNIRVQVSGGKFYEVDAFVVYKITDARRFRETVSGDRSSAETRLTTRLDASLRRVYGLRGFESALSDARASMMQEVRDDLRADAESLGITIEDVRIRRTDLTQEVSQQTFDRMKAERLAEAELIRARGNEEGQRRRAIADRQVVELQAEAQRDSEVLRGEGDAERNRVFAEAFSRDEDFFEFYRSMRAYNGALSGNGTTMVLSPDSEFFRYFNGASGPAAAAPGAPAAANN
- a CDS encoding diacylglycerol kinase, which produces MSNPEIVIVVAMAANNVIGRNGDMPWKLSTDLKRFKALTLGKPLVMGRKTFESVGGKPLPGRPHVIVSRGAAIDVAGVETVRSLEEAIERAGEIAVETGVGEVCVAGGGEIYRQALPLADVLHVTHVEAEIEGDTVFPDIDPAVFEKVQETPVPAGEKDNYPTRYTIYRRRPAA
- a CDS encoding thymidylate synthase translates to MKQYLDLLQHVMDNGTDRGDRTGTGTRSVFGYQMRYDLGRGFPVLTTKKLHLRSIIHELLWFLKGETNIAYLHEHGVSIWDEWADENGNLGPVYGAQWRSWPTGDGGHIDQIANLVEGIRKNPNSRRHIVSAWNPAEVDDMALPPCHCLFQFYVADGRLSCQLYQRSADIFLGVPFNIASYALLTMMVAQVTDLQPGDFVHTLGDAHLYANHFEQAKQQLARTPKALPTMKINPEVRDIFSFRFEDFSLEGYEADASIKAPIAV